From Rhodococcus antarcticus, the proteins below share one genomic window:
- a CDS encoding IS3 family transposase (programmed frameshift) — translation MARSGTHAGVVSDDHPSGEVPERARRRSFTAAYKLRVLAEYEAAEPGRRGEVLRREGLYSSHLVEWRRARDAGALAALAATRGRPPADPVERENTRLRERNAALEAELDTARRVIEVQGKSLGSLGRSVQESARGLRGTHAAKLRAELTAAVEQVSDEAVLELAPVVGTVAACAAIGRSRATHYRRHRQSPPPPRPPRVPHRDRAQPGALSAAERAQVLAVLHSDRFVDAAPAQVWATLLDEGVYLASESTFYRLLRGVHGDVRERRSQATHPATVKPELIATKPNEVWSWDITKLHGPAKWTYFYLYVIIDIYSRKTVGWMVATRESAALAEQLLATTIAAEHVAAGQLTIHADRGASMASKPVALLLADLGVIKSHSRPRVSNDNPYSESQFKTLKYCPSFPGTFATLQDARTFCAEFFHAYNHHHRHAGLGLLTPAVVHDGHAETVRAQRALVLTAAHTQHPHRFRHPPQPPRLPEPAWINPPTATEPITHK, via the exons ATTGCGCGGTCGGGCACCCATGCTGGTGTCGTGAGCGATGACCACCCCAGCGGTGAGGTGCCGGAGCGGGCCCGGCGCAGGTCCTTCACCGCCGCCTACAAGCTGAGGGTGCTGGCGGAGTACGAGGCGGCCGAGCCCGGCCGCCGGGGTGAGGTGCTGCGCCGGGAGGGCCTGTACTCCTCGCACCTGGTGGAGTGGCGTCGGGCTCGTGATGCCGGTGCGCTGGCCGCTCTGGCGGCGACCCGGGGACGCCCGCCGGCTGATCCGGTCGAGCGGGAGAACACCCGGCTGCGGGAACGCAACGCCGCCCTCGAGGCCGAGCTGGACACCGCCCGGCGGGTGATCGAGGTGCAGG GGAAAAGTCTCGGCTCTCTTGGACGATCTGTCCAAGAGAGCGCACGAGGCCTCCGCGGCACCCACGCAGCGAAGCTCCGGGCCGAGCTCACCGCCGCGGTCGAGCAGGTGAGCGACGAGGCGGTCCTCGAGCTGGCACCGGTGGTGGGCACGGTCGCGGCGTGCGCCGCGATCGGGCGGTCCCGGGCCACGCACTACCGCCGCCACCGCCAGTCCCCGCCACCACCACGCCCGCCCCGGGTCCCACACCGCGACCGGGCGCAGCCGGGGGCGCTGAGCGCCGCCGAACGCGCCCAGGTGCTCGCGGTGCTGCACAGCGACCGGTTCGTCGACGCCGCCCCCGCGCAGGTGTGGGCGACGCTGCTCGACGAGGGCGTCTACCTGGCCAGCGAGTCGACGTTCTACCGGCTGCTGCGCGGGGTGCACGGCGACGTGCGCGAACGACGGTCCCAGGCCACCCACCCGGCCACGGTCAAACCCGAGCTGATCGCGACCAAGCCCAACGAGGTCTGGTCCTGGGACATCACCAAGCTGCACGGCCCCGCGAAGTGGACCTACTTCTACCTCTACGTGATCATCGACATCTACTCCCGCAAGACCGTCGGCTGGATGGTCGCCACCCGAGAGTCCGCGGCCCTGGCCGAGCAGCTACTCGCCACCACGATCGCCGCCGAGCACGTCGCGGCCGGTCAGCTGACGATCCACGCCGACCGCGGCGCCAGCATGGCCTCCAAACCCGTCGCCCTGCTGCTGGCCGACCTCGGGGTGATCAAGAGCCACAGCCGACCCCGGGTCAGCAACGACAATCCCTACAGCGAGTCGCAGTTCAAAACCCTCAAGTACTGCCCCAGCTTCCCCGGCACCTTCGCCACCCTCCAGGACGCCCGAACCTTCTGCGCCGAGTTCTTCCACGCCTACAACCACCACCACCGCCACGCCGGACTCGGCCTGCTCACCCCCGCCGTCGTCCACGACGGCCACGCCGAGACCGTCCGGGCCCAACGCGCCCTCGTCCTGACCGCCGCCCACACCCAACACCCCCACCGCTTCCGCCACCCACCCCAACCACCACGACTACCCGAACCAGCATGGATCAACCCACCCACCGCAACAGAGCCCATCACTCACAAATAG
- a CDS encoding IS256 family transposase: MTAKKRQEPTAEEVAARELVRLAQEQGLSLTGPDGLLKQFTKTVLETALNEEMTAHLGHEKNRAPGERDSGNVRNGTRTKTVLTHATGQVQLEVPRDREGTFEPVIVRKRQRRLGEVDEVVLSLYARGLTTGEIAAHFDQIYGASVSKETVSRITDKVLEEMQTWSTRPLDGVYAAIFIDAIVVKIRDGQVANRPIYAAIGVSLAGEKDVLGLWAGTGGEGAKFWMSVLVDLKNRGVSDTFFVVCDGLKGLPDVVGNVWPLATVQTCIIHLIRNTFRLASRRDWDALRHDVKPIYTAVNAAAARAALEELTEKWGSKYGAITRLWENAWEEFVPFLDYDVEIRTVLCSTNAIESLNARYRRAVKARGHFPSDQAALKCLYLVTRSLDPTGRGRTRWTMRWKPALNAFAITFADRWPAPETY, encoded by the coding sequence ATGACCGCGAAGAAGAGGCAGGAGCCCACGGCTGAGGAGGTCGCTGCCCGGGAGCTGGTCCGGCTGGCCCAGGAGCAGGGCCTGTCCCTGACCGGGCCTGACGGGCTGCTCAAGCAGTTCACCAAGACGGTCCTGGAGACGGCCCTGAACGAGGAGATGACCGCCCACCTCGGGCACGAGAAGAACCGGGCCCCCGGCGAGCGGGACTCCGGGAACGTCCGCAACGGCACGAGGACGAAGACGGTCCTGACCCACGCCACCGGCCAGGTGCAGCTCGAGGTCCCCCGTGACCGTGAGGGCACCTTCGAGCCGGTCATCGTGCGCAAGCGGCAGCGCCGCCTCGGTGAGGTCGACGAGGTCGTCTTGTCCCTGTACGCCCGGGGCTTGACCACCGGAGAGATCGCCGCCCACTTCGACCAGATCTACGGGGCGTCGGTGTCCAAGGAGACGGTCAGCCGGATCACCGACAAGGTTCTGGAGGAGATGCAGACCTGGTCCACCCGACCGCTGGACGGGGTCTACGCGGCGATCTTCATCGACGCCATCGTGGTCAAGATTCGTGACGGGCAGGTCGCCAACCGGCCCATCTACGCCGCGATCGGGGTCAGCCTGGCCGGGGAGAAGGACGTGCTGGGCCTGTGGGCCGGCACCGGCGGGGAAGGCGCCAAGTTCTGGATGAGCGTCTTGGTCGACCTCAAGAACCGCGGCGTGAGCGACACGTTCTTCGTCGTCTGCGACGGGCTGAAGGGTCTGCCCGACGTCGTCGGCAACGTCTGGCCGTTGGCCACGGTCCAGACCTGCATCATCCACCTGATCCGCAACACCTTCCGGCTGGCCTCCAGACGGGACTGGGACGCACTCCGGCACGACGTGAAACCGATCTACACCGCGGTCAACGCGGCTGCCGCGCGGGCGGCGTTGGAGGAGCTCACCGAGAAGTGGGGCAGCAAGTACGGGGCGATCACCCGGCTCTGGGAGAACGCGTGGGAGGAGTTCGTGCCCTTCCTCGACTACGACGTCGAGATCCGCACCGTGCTCTGCTCGACGAATGCCATCGAGTCCCTCAACGCCCGCTACCGGCGGGCGGTGAAGGCCCGCGGGCACTTCCCCAGCGACCAAGCCGCCTTGAAGTGTCTCTACCTGGTGACCCGATCGCTGGACCCGACCGGGCGAGGCAGGACACGATGGACCATGAGGTGGAAGCCAGCGCTCAACGCGTTCGCCATCACCTTCGCCGACCGCTGGCCGGCACCCGAAACCTACTGA
- a CDS encoding MFS transporter: MTATGRTVAAGATANLAVGTLFAWSLVAEQAAADVGATGAVTSAVFATAIATFAVTLLAVGRLDPQPPSRFLLVAAAVVAGAGLGLAAVSQDPVTLWFGVGLLFGAANGLAYGVAAGMAARAPAARRGAVTGVVVAAYAAGPILLGAAGPRLVAVEGWRACLGGLAVLVTVLLLVAAGLAPGDQDRHQWDEKDGAAAEPVGRGTVLLLWLVFAGGVAPALLVFAHALQLAAARGLGPGASGIAVSVLAAGNLLGRVGGGWLSDSVGRVPGLALALAATGISVGVLATDVPPGVVLTAFTTVGVSYGTVSVLIVAVTTDRVGVRAFPRAYGWVFTAWGCAGLVAPVAGDALLGAGGQARALISVAALPLLPAALALLALARLSSPNVNGERPRPATEHRVELPSTPPEK, translated from the coding sequence GTGACTGCTACCGGCAGGACGGTGGCCGCCGGGGCCACTGCCAACCTGGCCGTGGGCACCTTGTTCGCGTGGAGCCTGGTGGCCGAGCAGGCGGCGGCTGATGTGGGCGCAACCGGTGCCGTCACCTCCGCTGTATTCGCCACCGCGATCGCCACCTTTGCGGTGACGCTGCTCGCCGTCGGGCGGCTCGACCCGCAGCCGCCCTCCCGGTTCTTGTTGGTCGCGGCGGCGGTGGTCGCCGGGGCCGGGTTGGGCCTGGCCGCCGTCTCGCAGGATCCCGTGACGCTGTGGTTCGGGGTGGGTCTGCTGTTCGGCGCGGCCAACGGGCTGGCCTACGGGGTGGCCGCCGGGATGGCCGCGCGCGCCCCGGCTGCGAGGCGGGGGGCGGTGACCGGGGTGGTGGTGGCCGCCTACGCGGCCGGACCGATCCTGCTGGGGGCCGCCGGACCGCGGTTGGTGGCGGTGGAGGGGTGGCGTGCGTGTCTCGGGGGTCTGGCCGTGCTGGTGACCGTGCTGCTGCTCGTCGCTGCGGGTCTGGCACCCGGTGACCAGGATCGGCACCAGTGGGACGAGAAGGACGGCGCGGCCGCCGAGCCGGTCGGGCGGGGGACGGTGCTGCTGCTGTGGCTGGTGTTCGCCGGTGGAGTCGCACCGGCACTGCTGGTCTTCGCCCATGCGCTCCAGCTGGCCGCGGCCCGCGGTCTCGGCCCGGGCGCCAGCGGCATCGCGGTCTCCGTGCTGGCGGCGGGCAACCTGCTCGGACGGGTGGGAGGGGGCTGGCTGTCGGACAGCGTGGGCCGGGTCCCGGGTCTGGCACTGGCGCTGGCTGCGACCGGGATCTCCGTGGGCGTGCTGGCCACGGACGTACCACCGGGTGTCGTGCTCACCGCCTTCACCACGGTAGGCGTGTCCTACGGAACGGTGTCGGTGCTCATCGTCGCCGTCACCACCGACCGGGTGGGGGTGCGGGCGTTCCCGCGGGCCTACGGCTGGGTGTTCACCGCGTGGGGGTGCGCCGGGCTGGTCGCACCGGTGGCCGGGGACGCGCTGCTGGGGGCCGGTGGGCAGGCGAGGGCGCTCATCTCCGTCGCCGCGCTGCCGCTGCTGCCTGCGGCTCTGGCCCTGCTGGCGCTGGCCCGCCTGAGCTCGCCGAACGTCAACGGGGAACGCCCTCGACCAGCGACTGAACACCGGGTCGAGTTGCCCTCGACCCCACCCGAGAAGTAG